The Streptomyces capitiformicae genome contains the following window.
GGCGCTTGACGTACAACTGGAGTTGGGGTTCGAGGAGCTTTCCGACCAGCTCGGCACCGAGCCGCTGGTTGACCATCCCCTCGGCGGCCAGAGCCCGCCAGGGGGCCTCGAACTTGGGGTCGAGCAGCTCGTCCACGGTGGCCCGCAGGACCAACTTGAGATCGGCCTCCAGATCACCGGTGTCCGGGATCTCGTACTCCGCCTGCTCCCCGATGGCCTCGGGGTGGGCCGCGGCCTCGGCCGCCTGGGCGCTCAGGTCGATGAACGCCTCCAGCAGGACGTCCGCCTTGGACGACCACCACCGGTAGATCGTCTGCTTGCCGACGCCCGCACGGGCCGCGATGCCCTCGATGGTCGTCTTCTGGTAGCCGACCTCGCTGACGAGGGCGAGGGCGGCGTCGTAGATGGCGCGGCGGGACTTCTCGCTGCGGCGGGTGGAGTCGGGGGCGGTCTTTTTGGCCATGCCCCGAATTTATCAGTTGACAAGACGGTCCGTCTCGCCTGACAGTGATGAAGCCAGAAAGCGAGACGAACCGTATCGTCACAAGAGGAGACTGCTGATGTCCCGAGGTGGAGCAGGAAACATGCTGGGAGTGGGCGGCGCCCGCAGGAACCTCGGCCGCAAGGCCCTACGCGGCGGCAACCCGAACGGCCGCGTCGGCGGCGGCCTCGACCCTCAGACCCAGAAGCGCGAACTGCTGCGCAAGCTCCAGGAGAAACGACAGCAAGGACGTACGCACTCGGAAGGCACGACCGGCGAGACGTCATGAACAGGAGCGGGTCCGCCCCGCCCGGCCTCACCGGGGGCCGGGCGGGGCGGACGCGCCTGCTCAGCGGTTCCGGAGACCGACCACCAGAAGGGTCAGCTCTTCCGGGCTGCTCAGTCGCAACAGGGATCGACCGCCTTCTCCGGACTGGGCAAAGCGGCCCCGACCGTGGCCACGCGCACGTTCGGCTACGGCGTCCAAGTCGTCGACGCCGACCGCGAGTTCCCACTGCGGGGCGGTCTCGACGGGTCCACGGGCTTCGATGAAGTCGGCGTGGACGAAGTCCGTGCCCGTCACCTCGCGGTAGAAGTGCCGGGCCAGATCCGGCTGTTCGCAGGCCAGAAGCATGCGGTACGGGGCACCGGCGGCGT
Protein-coding sequences here:
- a CDS encoding TetR/AcrR family transcriptional regulator; protein product: MAKKTAPDSTRRSEKSRRAIYDAALALVSEVGYQKTTIEGIAARAGVGKQTIYRWWSSKADVLLEAFIDLSAQAAEAAAHPEAIGEQAEYEIPDTGDLEADLKLVLRATVDELLDPKFEAPWRALAAEGMVNQRLGAELVGKLLEPQLQLYVKRLRAAQEQGAVRPDIDPRIALELFVSPLAQRWLQYAGPISYEYALHGLAPR
- a CDS encoding DUF6243 family protein, which produces MLGVGGARRNLGRKALRGGNPNGRVGGGLDPQTQKRELLRKLQEKRQQGRTHSEGTTGETS